Proteins found in one Desulfobacterales bacterium genomic segment:
- a CDS encoding multiheme c-type cytochrome — protein sequence MKISGLIKLALSAFLLAQFFGCGGGETQIDIEQVLSKPKAYVGSGECKYCHLEHYDSWRTTLHSRTLADVTKNRDALIAEINPATIRADLQTHQAQLKLPVNEIYIPKIDEIKYTMGIQWKQSFLVEKKGTLYVAPIQYNAKTEHWVSYHEEDWDKRPWNKYCGGCHAMGVDLEKNTFSETSVGCEACHGPGSHHVALPETAVFDKRSTIVNPSQLPAGFRTQICGSCHNRGKSIKMPDTEWPVDYRPGRALGLYYKSASFAAGDVKNFYANEFAKGHHQQYLDWQQSAHSREGVTCTSCHYVHQLGVAPTQSQTKGAGSQQCLMCHKVINNNASHSIHSFANCIGCHMPKIAKSAESGDTHSHAFVTLLPKDTLKNPAVPNSCQTCHKHKDTDLATLQKVFDGMAQKSLLQVHQVR from the coding sequence ATGAAAATAAGTGGATTGATCAAACTTGCGTTATCGGCCTTTTTGCTTGCCCAGTTTTTTGGCTGCGGCGGCGGTGAGACCCAGATAGATATTGAACAGGTTTTGTCCAAGCCAAAGGCCTATGTCGGTTCCGGAGAGTGCAAGTATTGCCATCTGGAGCACTACGACTCGTGGAGAACGACTCTCCATAGTCGCACCCTTGCGGATGTGACCAAAAACCGGGACGCTCTGATCGCAGAGATCAATCCAGCCACCATCCGGGCAGATTTGCAGACACATCAAGCGCAGTTAAAGCTGCCGGTGAATGAAATCTATATTCCCAAAATCGATGAGATAAAATATACCATGGGCATACAGTGGAAGCAGAGTTTTCTGGTCGAAAAAAAGGGAACGCTGTATGTTGCTCCCATCCAGTACAACGCCAAAACAGAGCATTGGGTCAGTTATCACGAGGAGGATTGGGACAAGCGCCCCTGGAACAAGTATTGCGGCGGTTGTCACGCCATGGGAGTTGATCTTGAAAAGAACACCTTTTCCGAAACGAGCGTCGGCTGCGAGGCCTGTCACGGTCCCGGTTCCCACCATGTGGCCTTGCCGGAGACGGCCGTCTTCGATAAACGTTCGACCATTGTTAATCCGTCCCAACTTCCCGCGGGGTTCAGAACCCAGATCTGTGGTTCCTGCCACAATCGCGGCAAATCGATCAAGATGCCGGATACCGAATGGCCGGTTGACTATCGGCCCGGCCGGGCCTTGGGGCTGTACTATAAATCCGCCTCTTTCGCCGCCGGGGATGTTAAAAACTTTTACGCCAATGAGTTTGCTAAAGGGCACCATCAACAATATCTCGACTGGCAGCAGTCCGCTCATTCCAGGGAAGGCGTCACCTGCACGTCCTGCCATTACGTTCATCAACTGGGTGTGGCCCCGACCCAATCCCAGACCAAAGGGGCTGGTTCTCAGCAATGTCTGATGTGCCACAAAGTGATTAATAATAACGCTTCCCATTCCATCCACTCGTTTGCTAATTGCATTGGTTGCCACATGCCCAAAATTGCTAAAAGCGCCGAATCCGGGGATACGCACTCTCACGCGTTTGTGACCTTGTTGCCAAAGGACACCTTGAAAAACCCGGCCGTTCCCAACTCGTGTCAGACCTGCCATAAGCACAAAGACACGGATCTCGCGACCTTGCAAAAAGTCTTCGACGGCATGGCCCAAAAGAGCCTGCTGCAGGTTCATCAGGTCCGTTAG
- a CDS encoding molecular chaperone TorD family protein, translated as MTKVHENRDVADNRGNVYGLLATVFGQEISSDLLHQIKDPRFLGVLSGLGIEFKGDFFEKPDEDLIEELAVEFTRLFLGPGKHISPHESIHHEREDGQWGKLWGQSTVDAKKFIESAGFDYKSEYKGLPDHISVELEFMQQVALSEAKAWQDQDKEKALYCLQIERKFIEEHLSRWVPAFCKKVMQDTESHFYKGVAELAQKFIEFECKEIIKEDS; from the coding sequence ATGACGAAAGTACATGAAAACAGAGATGTGGCCGATAACAGAGGAAATGTCTATGGACTTTTGGCCACGGTCTTTGGTCAGGAAATATCGTCAGACCTCCTGCATCAGATAAAAGACCCCCGATTTTTGGGGGTCTTGTCTGGGCTGGGTATTGAGTTTAAAGGTGATTTTTTTGAAAAACCCGACGAAGATCTGATCGAGGAGTTGGCCGTCGAATTTACCCGGTTGTTTTTAGGGCCCGGCAAGCACATTTCACCCCATGAATCCATTCATCACGAGCGAGAAGACGGGCAGTGGGGAAAGCTTTGGGGACAGTCAACGGTAGATGCCAAGAAATTTATCGAATCCGCGGGATTCGACTACAAGTCCGAATACAAAGGACTTCCCGATCATATCAGCGTGGAACTTGAATTTATGCAACAGGTTGCGCTCAGCGAAGCTAAAGCGTGGCAAGATCAAGATAAAGAGAAGGCTCTATATTGTTTGCAAATTGAAAGAAAGTTTATTGAGGAGCACCTTTCTCGCTGGGTCCCCGCTTTTTGTAAAAAGGTCATGCAAGACACGGAATCACATTTTTATAAGGGGGTAGCGGAGTTGGCTCAAAAATTCATAGAATTTGAGTGCAAAGAAATAATAAAGGAGGACAGTTAA